A genomic window from Microbacterium sp. H1-D42 includes:
- the infC gene encoding translation initiation factor IF-3, with product MPTAFRWPKSTSKELRISDPRTNERIRVPEVRLVGPAGEQIGVVRIEAALRLAQEADLDLVEVAPNSKPPVVKIMDYGKFKYEAAQKAKEARRNQANTILKEVRFRLKIEAHDYTTKLKRAEGFLKAGDKVKAMILFRGREQSRPEQGVRLLRKFAEDVAEFGTVESNPTIDGRNMVMVVAPLKNKSEAKAEQNAVRSANKQAARDAKSTSTDAESNDESAA from the coding sequence ATGCCGACAGCATTCCGATGGCCGAAATCCACGTCTAAGGAGCTCCGCATCAGCGATCCCCGTACCAATGAGCGCATCCGCGTCCCCGAGGTCCGCCTCGTCGGCCCCGCGGGTGAGCAGATCGGTGTTGTCCGCATCGAGGCAGCGCTGCGTCTGGCCCAGGAAGCCGATCTCGACCTCGTCGAGGTGGCACCCAACTCCAAGCCGCCCGTGGTCAAGATCATGGACTACGGCAAGTTCAAGTACGAGGCCGCGCAGAAGGCGAAGGAAGCACGTCGCAACCAGGCGAACACCATCCTCAAGGAGGTGCGCTTCCGCCTGAAGATCGAGGCTCACGACTACACGACCAAGCTCAAGCGCGCCGAGGGCTTCCTCAAGGCCGGTGACAAGGTCAAGGCCATGATCCTGTTCCGCGGTCGCGAGCAGTCGCGTCCCGAGCAGGGCGTTCGCCTGCTGCGCAAGTTCGCCGAGGACGTCGCCGAGTTCGGCACTGTCGAGTCGAACCCGACGATCGACGGACGCAACATGGTCATGGTCGTCGCTCCGCTCAAGAACAAGTCCGAGGCCAAGGCTGAGCAGAACGCTGTGCGCTCTGCGAACAAGCAGGCTGCGCGCGACGCGAAGTCCACGTCGACCGACGCCGAGTCGAACGACGAATCCGCCGCATAG